One segment of Streptomyces sp. NA02950 DNA contains the following:
- a CDS encoding alkaline phosphatase, whose protein sequence is MTPHDNHHISRRGAVTAVAATAALLPLATGFPAHAADGPAFLHGIASGDPLPDGVLLWTRITPTPDAVPGSGRGPAVDVRWEVAADKDFRSVVAHGTVRASAATDHTVKADVRGLKPATDYFYRFSADGGATSPVGRTRTTPAQDAATDGVRFGVVSCANWEAGYFSPYRHLAGRTDLDAILHLGDYIYEYQSGEYPEAKYVVRPHRPTHEIVTLADYRVRHATYKTDADAQALHAVLPVIAIWDDHEFADNAWSGGAENHTPGSEGAWAARMSAAKQAYFEWMPVRPSIQGTTYRRLRYGTLADLHLLDLRSFRDQQVSTGSGEADDPDRTLTGRAQLDWLKSGLSGSSATWRLVGNSVMISPVAFGSVPADLLGPLAELLGLPKGGLAINTDQWDGYTDDRRELLAHLTDNSINNTVFLTGDIHTAWANDVPVRAATYPLSRSAATEFVVTSVTSDNIDDILHVAPHTLSLVAAAAIKAANRHVKWVDMDSHGYGVLDITAEAAQMDYYTVSDRTDPHATSAWARSYRTRSGTQKVERVDKPVV, encoded by the coding sequence GTGACCCCCCATGACAACCACCACATATCGCGCCGCGGCGCCGTCACGGCCGTAGCCGCGACCGCCGCCCTGCTGCCCCTCGCCACCGGCTTTCCGGCACACGCCGCGGACGGTCCGGCGTTCCTCCACGGCATCGCCTCCGGTGACCCGCTGCCCGACGGAGTCCTGCTGTGGACCCGGATCACCCCCACTCCGGACGCGGTGCCCGGCTCCGGGCGCGGCCCCGCCGTCGACGTCCGCTGGGAGGTGGCCGCGGACAAGGACTTCCGCTCGGTCGTGGCCCACGGCACCGTCCGCGCGTCGGCCGCCACCGACCACACCGTCAAGGCCGACGTCCGCGGACTCAAGCCCGCCACCGACTACTTCTACCGGTTCAGCGCGGACGGCGGCGCCACCTCACCGGTGGGCCGCACCCGCACCACCCCCGCCCAGGACGCGGCCACCGACGGGGTGCGGTTCGGCGTGGTCTCCTGCGCCAACTGGGAGGCGGGCTACTTCTCGCCGTACCGTCATCTGGCCGGCCGCACCGACCTGGACGCCATCCTCCACCTCGGCGACTACATCTACGAGTACCAGAGCGGCGAGTACCCGGAAGCGAAGTACGTCGTCCGGCCGCACCGGCCCACCCACGAGATCGTCACGCTCGCCGACTACCGCGTCCGGCACGCCACGTACAAGACCGACGCCGACGCGCAGGCGCTGCACGCCGTGCTGCCGGTGATCGCCATCTGGGACGACCACGAGTTCGCCGACAACGCCTGGTCGGGCGGGGCGGAGAACCACACCCCGGGCAGCGAGGGCGCCTGGGCGGCCCGGATGTCCGCCGCCAAGCAGGCGTACTTCGAGTGGATGCCGGTGCGCCCCTCCATCCAGGGCACCACCTACCGACGGCTGCGCTACGGCACCCTGGCCGACCTCCACCTCCTGGACCTGCGCTCGTTCCGCGACCAGCAGGTGTCCACCGGCAGCGGCGAGGCGGACGATCCGGACCGTACGCTCACCGGGCGCGCCCAGCTCGACTGGCTCAAGTCCGGTCTGTCCGGGTCCAGCGCCACCTGGCGGCTGGTCGGCAACTCGGTGATGATCTCGCCGGTGGCCTTCGGCTCCGTCCCGGCCGATCTGCTGGGCCCGCTCGCCGAGCTGCTCGGGCTGCCCAAGGGCGGACTGGCCATCAACACCGACCAGTGGGACGGCTACACGGACGACCGGCGCGAGCTGCTGGCCCATCTGACCGACAACTCCATCAACAACACCGTCTTCCTGACCGGTGACATCCACACGGCGTGGGCCAACGACGTACCGGTGAGGGCCGCCACCTATCCGCTGTCCCGGTCCGCCGCCACCGAGTTCGTGGTCACTTCGGTGACCTCCGACAACATCGACGACATCCTGCATGTGGCACCGCACACGCTGTCCCTGGTGGCGGCCGCGGCCATCAAGGCGGCCAACCGCCATGTGAAGTGGGTGGACATGGACTCCCACGGCTACGGTGTGCTCGACATCACCGCCGAGGCGGCCCAGATGGACTACTACACCGTCTCCGACCGGACCGATCCGCACGCCACGTCGGCCTGGGCCCGGTCGTACCGTACGCGCTCGGGCACCCAGAAGGTCGAGCGCGTCGACAAGCCGGTGGTCTGA
- a CDS encoding thioredoxin domain-containing protein: MSNRNSQQNKQAARERLRAERERQAKKDRMRRQLFVGGAVVTVLAIAGGIGYAVSNINSDNASQKWSAAAEKTKLVTPANSSGPNGTTVIIGKKSAKNTLHVYEDMRCPVCSQFEQLTGKTVQKDIEDGTYKAQFTMAAFLDDAKGIVGTGSKNALSALGAALNESPDAFMAYKSALYSAKNHPDETVDAFSDDKKLLAVAQQVKELKGNKEFERAVKKGTYDHWAVVMSKTYDAAAKKGISGTPAFQMNGKKLEVKDNPPMTPEQFTPLVKQNLKK; the protein is encoded by the coding sequence ATGAGCAACCGCAATAGCCAGCAGAACAAGCAGGCCGCCCGCGAGCGACTGCGCGCCGAGCGCGAGCGCCAGGCGAAGAAGGACCGGATGCGCCGCCAGCTGTTCGTGGGCGGCGCGGTCGTCACGGTCCTGGCGATAGCCGGCGGCATAGGTTATGCCGTCTCCAACATCAACAGCGACAACGCCAGCCAGAAGTGGTCGGCCGCCGCTGAGAAGACCAAGCTGGTGACGCCCGCGAACTCCTCCGGCCCCAACGGCACCACGGTGATCATCGGCAAGAAGAGCGCCAAGAACACCCTGCATGTCTACGAGGACATGCGCTGCCCGGTCTGCTCCCAGTTCGAGCAGCTCACCGGCAAGACCGTCCAGAAGGACATCGAGGACGGCACCTACAAGGCGCAGTTCACGATGGCCGCCTTCCTGGACGACGCCAAGGGCATCGTCGGCACCGGCTCCAAGAACGCCCTGAGCGCGCTGGGCGCGGCTCTCAACGAAAGCCCGGACGCCTTCATGGCGTACAAGTCCGCGCTCTACTCGGCGAAGAACCACCCCGACGAGACCGTCGACGCCTTCTCCGACGACAAGAAGCTGCTCGCCGTCGCGCAGCAGGTCAAGGAGCTCAAGGGCAACAAGGAATTCGAGCGGGCCGTGAAGAAGGGCACCTACGACCACTGGGCCGTCGTGATGTCCAAGACCTACGACGCCGCGGCCAAGAAGGGCATCTCCGGCACCCCGGCCTTCCAGATGAACGGCAAGAAGCTGGAGGTCAAGGACAACCCGCCGATGACTCCCGAGCAGTTCACCCCACTCGTCAAGCAGAACCTGAAGAAGTAG
- a CDS encoding thioredoxin domain-containing protein: MSAAAAVLAAVLVITDDEPGDSAKNAADQAQPSQPGAGAPTGGADGTGGSGDSGDDDADTGGSDGSGSDGSGSGALVKPANTSGANGTTVLIGKKGAGHTLDVYTDLRCPPCARFEQGAGPTLRKDIKNGTYQASFHFGTFLDKNLKGSGSKNALSALGAALNVSTDAFLDYKAALLSEEHHPEESTDSFASDAFLLEVAGDVPALKDSAAFRGAVGKGTYDRWAQEMSSAFDRSGVSQTPALKLDGTELTGSGGSVPLTATEFTEAVNDQLND; this comes from the coding sequence GTGTCGGCGGCCGCCGCGGTGCTCGCCGCCGTGCTGGTGATCACCGACGACGAACCGGGGGACAGCGCCAAGAACGCCGCGGACCAGGCCCAGCCCTCCCAGCCGGGCGCGGGCGCCCCGACGGGCGGCGCGGACGGCACCGGCGGCAGCGGCGACTCCGGCGATGACGACGCCGACACCGGCGGCTCGGACGGCTCCGGCTCGGACGGCTCCGGCTCTGGCGCCCTGGTCAAGCCCGCGAACACCTCCGGAGCCAACGGCACCACGGTGCTCATCGGCAAGAAGGGCGCCGGGCACACCCTCGATGTCTACACGGATCTGCGCTGCCCGCCCTGTGCCCGGTTCGAGCAGGGCGCCGGGCCCACCCTCCGCAAGGACATCAAGAACGGCACGTACCAGGCGTCGTTCCACTTCGGTACGTTCCTGGACAAGAACCTGAAGGGCAGCGGCTCCAAGAACGCACTCAGCGCACTCGGTGCGGCACTCAACGTGAGCACCGACGCCTTCCTCGACTACAAGGCCGCCCTGCTGTCCGAGGAGCACCACCCCGAGGAGTCCACGGACTCCTTCGCCAGTGACGCCTTCCTGCTGGAGGTGGCCGGTGACGTGCCCGCCCTGAAGGACAGCGCCGCCTTCCGCGGCGCCGTCGGCAAGGGCACCTACGACCGCTGGGCGCAGGAGATGAGCTCCGCCTTCGACCGGTCCGGGGTGAGCCAGACCCCCGCCCTGAAGCTCGACGGCACCGAGCTGACCGGCAGCGGCGGATCGGTCCCGCTCACCGCGACGGAATTCACCGAAGCGGTGAACGACCAGCTCAACGACTGA
- a CDS encoding DUF2252 domain-containing protein — MSTQQTQAEQRGEHILAVFDTAFGELLAADPAAFRVKFRKMAASAFAFYRGTACLFYSDVERERAGGPYLDERTSRVWIHGDLHAENFGTYMDANGRLIFNVNDFDEAYVGPFTWDLKRFAASVALIGYTKALSDEMITELVRTYAAAYRERVHALATGAKDDEVPPFTLETAEGPLLDALRDARSLTRFGLLESMTGIRDFERRFSAGGGSIELDAATRYKVLAAFDGYLETLPESSLTRPDSYRVKDVVGRRGIGIGSAGLPSYNILLEGNSDALENDVVIYMKQGQTPAVSRHITDEQVRSYFQHEGHRTVISQRALQAHADPWLGWTELDGAGQLVAEISPYAVDLDWSDIDDPTEIAAVVADLGRATATMHAAADDQSGHSLVPFSTERAIDAVIAADEDGFAELLVDFAHSYGARARADHQIFVDLFRNGRIPGL; from the coding sequence ATGTCGACCCAGCAGACCCAGGCGGAGCAGCGCGGCGAGCACATCCTCGCCGTCTTCGACACCGCCTTCGGCGAGCTGCTCGCCGCCGACCCGGCCGCCTTCCGCGTGAAGTTCCGGAAGATGGCCGCCTCGGCGTTCGCGTTCTACCGCGGCACGGCGTGTCTGTTCTACTCGGACGTGGAGCGGGAGCGCGCGGGCGGTCCGTATCTGGACGAGCGCACCAGCCGGGTGTGGATCCACGGCGATCTCCACGCGGAGAACTTCGGCACCTATATGGATGCCAACGGACGGCTGATCTTCAATGTGAACGACTTCGACGAGGCGTATGTCGGCCCCTTCACCTGGGACCTCAAGCGCTTCGCCGCCTCGGTCGCGCTGATCGGCTACACCAAGGCGCTCAGCGACGAGATGATCACCGAGCTGGTGCGGACGTACGCCGCCGCGTACCGCGAGCGCGTGCACGCCCTGGCCACCGGCGCCAAGGACGACGAGGTGCCGCCGTTCACGCTGGAGACCGCCGAGGGCCCGCTGCTGGACGCGCTGCGTGACGCCCGCTCGCTGACCCGCTTCGGGCTGCTGGAATCGATGACCGGGATCCGCGACTTCGAGCGCCGCTTCTCGGCGGGCGGCGGCTCCATCGAGCTGGACGCGGCCACCCGCTACAAGGTCCTGGCCGCCTTCGACGGCTATCTGGAGACGCTGCCGGAGTCCAGCCTGACCCGCCCCGACTCCTACCGCGTCAAGGACGTCGTGGGCCGCCGGGGCATCGGCATCGGCAGCGCCGGGCTCCCGTCGTACAACATCCTCCTGGAGGGCAACAGCGACGCCCTGGAGAACGATGTGGTGATCTACATGAAGCAGGGACAGACCCCGGCGGTCTCCCGGCACATCACCGATGAGCAGGTGCGCTCGTACTTCCAGCACGAGGGCCACCGCACGGTCATCTCCCAGCGTGCCCTCCAGGCCCACGCCGACCCGTGGCTGGGCTGGACCGAGCTGGACGGCGCCGGACAGCTGGTCGCCGAGATCTCCCCGTACGCGGTGGACCTCGACTGGTCCGACATCGACGACCCGACCGAGATCGCGGCGGTCGTCGCCGACCTGGGGCGGGCCACGGCCACCATGCACGCGGCCGCCGACGACCAGAGCGGCCACTCGCTGGTGCCGTTCTCCACCGAGCGCGCCATCGACGCGGTGATCGCCGCCGACGAGGACGGCTTCGCGGAGCTGCTGGTGGACTTCGCGCATTCCTACGGGGCGCGGGCGCGGGCCGACCACCAGATCTTCGTGGACCTGTTCCGCAACGGCCGTATCCCCGGGCTCTGA
- the dnaE gene encoding DNA polymerase III subunit alpha codes for MTKPPFTHLHVHTQYSLLDGAARLKDMFNACNEMGMTHIAMTDHGNLHGAYDFYQQATGAGVTPIIGIEAYVAPESRRYKRRVQWGQPHQKRDDVSGSGGYTHKTIWAANKTGLHNLFRLSSDAYMEGYFVKWPRMDKETIAQWSEGLIASTGCPSGELQTRLRLGQFDEAVKAASEYQDIFGKDRYFLELMDHGIEIERRVRDGLLEVGKKLGIPPLVTNDSHYTYARESEAHDALLCVQTGKNLSDPDRFRFDGTGYYLKSTDEMYAIDSSDAWQEGCRNTLLVAEQIDNSGWFDKRDLMPRFDVPEGYTEVTWFQEEVKKGMARRFPGGVPEDRQKLAEYEMDVIIQMGFPGYFLVVADFIMWAKNNGIAVGPGRGSAAGSIVSYAMGITDLDPVEHGLIFERFLNPERVSMPDVDIDFDERRRGEVIRYVTEKYGHDKVAQIGTYGTIKAKNAIKDSARVLGYPYAMGDRITKAMPADVLGKGIPLSGITDEKHPRYSEAGEVRGMYENEPDVKKVIDTARGIEGLVRQMGVHAAGVIMSSETVTDHVPVFSPKNDGQVVTQWDYPTCESLGLLKMDFLGLRNLTIMDDAVKMVRANKGVDLKLLDLTLDDPKTFELLCRGDTLGVFQFDGGPMRSLLRMMKPDNFEDISAVSALYRPGPMGMNSHINYALRKNGQQEITPIHPELEEPLKEVLGITYGLIVYQEQVQKAAQVLAGYSLGQADLLRRAMGKKKPEVLEKEFVNFQKGAREKGYSDEAIQAVWDVLVPFAGYAFNKAHSSAYGLVTYWTAYLKANYPAEYMAALLTSVRDDKDKSAVYLNECRRMGIKVLTPNVNESEANFTAQGDDVILFGLTAVRNVGQNVVEAIIRGRKSKGKYSSFPDYLDKVEAVVCNKRTTESLIKAGAFDEMGHTRKGLTAHYETMIDNVVAVKRKEAEGQFDLFGGMGDDSGGDGPGFGLDIEFSDIEWDKTYLLAQEREMLGLYVSDHPLFGIEHVLNEKADAAIAQLTSGEHADGAIVTIGGIISGLQRKMTKQGNAWAIATVEDLAGSIECMFFPATYQLVSTQLVEDAVVFVKGRLDKREDIPRLVAMELMVPDLSEASANAPVTITIPTVKVTPPLVEKLGEVLSHHRGSTEVRIKLQGARKTTVLRLDRHRVTADPALFGDLKVLLGASCLAG; via the coding sequence GTGACCAAGCCGCCCTTCACGCACCTGCACGTCCACACCCAGTACTCGCTGCTGGACGGTGCCGCGCGGCTGAAGGACATGTTCAACGCGTGCAATGAGATGGGCATGACGCACATCGCCATGACCGACCACGGCAACCTCCACGGGGCGTACGACTTCTACCAGCAGGCGACGGGCGCCGGGGTCACGCCGATCATCGGCATCGAGGCGTATGTGGCGCCGGAGTCGCGCCGCTACAAGCGGAGGGTGCAGTGGGGCCAGCCGCACCAGAAGCGCGATGACGTCTCCGGTTCCGGCGGTTACACCCACAAGACCATCTGGGCGGCGAACAAGACCGGTCTGCACAATCTCTTCCGGCTCTCCTCGGACGCCTATATGGAGGGCTATTTCGTCAAATGGCCCCGGATGGACAAGGAGACCATCGCCCAGTGGTCGGAGGGGCTGATCGCCTCCACCGGCTGCCCCTCGGGCGAGCTCCAGACCAGGCTGCGGCTCGGCCAGTTCGACGAGGCCGTCAAGGCCGCCTCCGAGTACCAGGACATCTTCGGCAAGGACCGCTATTTCCTGGAGCTGATGGACCACGGCATCGAGATCGAGCGCCGGGTCCGGGACGGGCTGCTCGAGGTCGGCAAGAAGCTGGGCATCCCGCCACTGGTCACCAATGACTCGCACTACACCTACGCGCGCGAGTCCGAGGCGCACGACGCGCTGCTGTGCGTCCAGACCGGTAAGAACCTCTCCGACCCCGACCGCTTCCGGTTCGACGGCACCGGCTACTACCTGAAGTCCACCGACGAGATGTACGCCATCGACTCCTCGGACGCCTGGCAGGAGGGCTGCCGCAACACCCTCCTGGTGGCCGAGCAGATCGACAACAGCGGCTGGTTCGACAAGCGCGACCTGATGCCGCGGTTCGACGTCCCCGAGGGGTACACCGAGGTCACCTGGTTCCAGGAGGAGGTCAAGAAGGGGATGGCCCGCCGCTTCCCCGGCGGCGTCCCCGAGGACCGCCAGAAGCTGGCCGAGTACGAGATGGACGTCATCATCCAGATGGGGTTCCCCGGCTACTTCCTCGTGGTCGCCGACTTCATCATGTGGGCGAAGAACAACGGCATCGCGGTCGGCCCCGGCCGGGGCTCCGCGGCCGGTTCGATCGTCTCGTACGCGATGGGCATCACCGACCTCGACCCGGTCGAGCACGGCCTGATCTTCGAGCGGTTCCTCAACCCCGAGCGCGTCTCCATGCCCGATGTCGACATCGACTTCGACGAGCGCAGGCGCGGTGAGGTCATCCGGTACGTCACCGAGAAGTACGGCCATGACAAGGTCGCCCAGATCGGCACCTACGGCACGATCAAGGCCAAGAACGCCATCAAGGACTCGGCCCGGGTGCTCGGCTATCCGTACGCGATGGGCGACCGGATCACCAAGGCCATGCCCGCCGACGTCCTCGGCAAGGGCATCCCGCTGTCCGGCATCACCGACGAGAAGCACCCCCGCTACAGCGAGGCGGGCGAGGTGCGCGGGATGTACGAGAACGAGCCGGATGTGAAGAAGGTCATCGACACCGCGCGCGGTATCGAGGGCCTGGTGCGCCAGATGGGTGTGCACGCCGCGGGCGTGATCATGTCGAGCGAGACGGTGACCGACCATGTCCCGGTCTTCTCGCCCAAGAACGACGGCCAGGTCGTGACCCAGTGGGACTACCCCACCTGTGAGTCGCTCGGCCTGCTGAAGATGGACTTCCTCGGCCTGCGGAACCTCACCATCATGGACGACGCCGTGAAGATGGTGCGGGCCAACAAGGGCGTCGATCTCAAGCTGCTCGATCTGACCCTGGACGACCCCAAGACCTTCGAACTGCTCTGCCGCGGTGACACCCTCGGCGTCTTCCAGTTCGACGGCGGCCCCATGCGCTCCCTGCTGCGCATGATGAAGCCCGACAACTTCGAGGACATCTCCGCCGTCTCGGCCCTCTACCGGCCGGGCCCGATGGGCATGAACTCGCACATCAACTACGCGCTGCGGAAGAACGGCCAGCAGGAGATCACCCCGATCCACCCCGAGCTGGAGGAGCCGCTCAAGGAGGTCCTCGGGATCACCTACGGCCTCATCGTCTACCAGGAGCAGGTGCAGAAGGCCGCCCAGGTGCTCGCCGGCTATTCGCTGGGCCAGGCCGACCTGCTGCGCCGGGCGATGGGCAAGAAGAAGCCCGAGGTGCTGGAGAAGGAGTTCGTCAACTTCCAGAAGGGCGCCCGGGAGAAGGGCTACTCCGACGAGGCCATCCAGGCCGTGTGGGACGTGCTGGTCCCGTTCGCCGGATACGCGTTCAACAAGGCACACTCCTCCGCGTACGGCCTGGTCACCTACTGGACCGCCTATCTCAAGGCGAACTACCCCGCCGAGTACATGGCGGCACTGCTCACCTCGGTGCGTGACGACAAGGACAAGTCGGCGGTCTACCTCAACGAGTGCCGCCGCATGGGCATCAAGGTCCTCACGCCGAACGTCAACGAGTCCGAGGCCAACTTCACCGCCCAGGGCGACGATGTGATCCTCTTCGGTCTCACCGCCGTGCGGAACGTCGGTCAGAACGTGGTGGAAGCGATCATCCGCGGCCGCAAGTCCAAGGGGAAGTACAGCTCCTTCCCCGACTACCTGGACAAGGTCGAGGCGGTCGTCTGCAACAAGCGCACCACCGAATCGCTGATCAAGGCGGGCGCCTTCGACGAGATGGGCCACACCCGCAAGGGCCTCACCGCCCACTACGAAACGATGATCGACAATGTGGTGGCGGTGAAGCGCAAGGAGGCCGAGGGGCAGTTCGACCTCTTCGGCGGCATGGGCGACGACAGCGGCGGCGACGGACCGGGCTTCGGTCTGGACATCGAGTTCTCCGACATCGAGTGGGACAAGACCTATCTGCTCGCCCAGGAGCGCGAGATGCTCGGTCTCTATGTCTCCGACCATCCGCTCTTCGGCATCGAGCACGTCCTCAACGAGAAGGCGGACGCCGCGATCGCCCAGCTCACCAGCGGTGAGCACGCCGACGGCGCGATCGTCACCATCGGCGGCATCATCTCCGGCCTCCAGCGGAAGATGACCAAACAGGGCAACGCCTGGGCCATCGCCACCGTTGAGGACCTGGCCGGTTCCATCGAGTGCATGTTCTTCCCCGCCACCTATCAGCTGGTCTCCACCCAGCTGGTCGAGGACGCGGTGGTCTTCGTCAAGGGCCGCCTCGACAAGCGCGAGGACATCCCCCGGCTGGTCGCCATGGAACTGATGGTTCCCGACCTGTCCGAGGCATCGGCCAACGCACCGGTGACGATCACCATTCCCACGGTCAAGGTCACCCCGCCGCTGGTCGAGAAGCTGGGCGAGGTGCTCAGCCACCACCGCGGCTCCACCGAGGTGCGGATCAAGCTGCAAGGGGCCCGCAAGACCACCGTGCTGAGGCTCGACCGGCACCGGGTCACCGCCGATCCGGCCCTGTTCGGCGATCTCAAGGTGCTGCTGGGAGCGTCCTGCCTGGCCGGCTGA
- a CDS encoding NYN domain-containing protein produces the protein MDRCVVLVDAGYLLGAAASLLAGEPARSRISVDHATLIQGLRERAEAETERPLLRIYWFDGAPDRVPQPEHRRLRVMPRVTVRLGALTRSDGRWAQKGVDAAMHAELTELARNRACSDIVLVTGDGDLLPGLMSAKEHGVAVHLWAVQAADGDYNQSEDLVAEADERRVLDRAWITGAVRAKEPPGPCAPTAAPRPEIAAILSAPLPETAAAAAAAAAAGSGTDGATAGRNGTAHPGAGVVGRGAADGTGSADPAEPGTAADAAAGAAAGTKAGVPTPKDLAGLGRAHGGPAAQHPVPSATLRWSSDKGWVDRGPGTGVGEPPETASLPMLAQLTSAEQRWADREEDITTVSGDPFEVGQVFARRWIERLSDPGHLPQLSTEYPRIPHRIDGELLRYAARFGLLAHKDDQIDEHDRYAIRAGFWREIDVRTAAEHTPAPE, from the coding sequence GTGGACCGCTGCGTCGTCCTGGTGGACGCCGGCTATCTGCTGGGCGCCGCCGCGAGCCTGCTGGCCGGGGAACCCGCCCGGTCCCGTATCTCCGTCGACCACGCGACCCTCATCCAGGGCCTGCGGGAGCGCGCCGAGGCCGAGACCGAGCGCCCCCTGCTGCGCATCTACTGGTTCGACGGCGCCCCCGACCGCGTACCGCAGCCCGAGCACCGACGGCTGCGCGTGATGCCCCGGGTGACCGTCCGGCTCGGCGCCCTGACCCGCAGCGACGGCCGCTGGGCACAGAAGGGGGTGGACGCCGCCATGCACGCCGAACTCACCGAACTCGCCCGCAATCGCGCCTGCTCCGACATCGTGCTGGTCACCGGGGACGGCGATCTGCTGCCCGGGCTGATGTCGGCCAAGGAGCACGGCGTCGCCGTCCATCTGTGGGCCGTCCAGGCCGCGGACGGCGACTACAACCAGTCCGAGGACCTGGTCGCCGAGGCCGATGAGCGGCGGGTGCTGGACCGCGCCTGGATCACCGGGGCGGTCCGCGCCAAGGAACCACCCGGCCCCTGCGCCCCCACCGCCGCGCCGCGCCCGGAGATCGCCGCCATCCTGTCCGCCCCGCTGCCCGAGACGGCGGCCGCGGCCGCCGCTGCCGCCGCGGCCGGGTCCGGCACCGACGGCGCGACCGCCGGCCGCAACGGCACCGCCCATCCCGGTGCGGGCGTCGTCGGCCGCGGCGCGGCCGACGGCACCGGGAGCGCGGACCCCGCCGAGCCCGGGACGGCCGCCGACGCGGCGGCGGGCGCCGCGGCCGGCACCAAGGCAGGGGTGCCCACCCCCAAGGACCTCGCGGGGCTGGGCCGGGCCCACGGCGGCCCCGCGGCGCAGCACCCCGTCCCCAGCGCCACCCTGCGCTGGTCCTCCGACAAGGGATGGGTCGACCGCGGCCCCGGCACCGGGGTGGGCGAGCCGCCGGAGACCGCCAGCCTCCCGATGCTGGCCCAGCTCACCAGCGCCGAGCAGCGCTGGGCCGACCGCGAGGAGGACATCACCACCGTCAGCGGCGACCCCTTCGAGGTCGGGCAGGTCTTCGCCCGCCGCTGGATCGAGCGGCTCTCCGATCCCGGCCACCTCCCGCAGCTCTCCACCGAGTACCCGCGCATCCCGCACCGCATCGACGGCGAACTGCTGCGGTACGCCGCGCGCTTCGGTCTGCTCGCCCACAAGGACGACCAGATCGACGAGCACGACCGCTATGCGATCCGGGCCGGTTTCTGGCGCGAGATCGACGTCCGTACCGCGGCGGAGCACACCCCGGCGCCCGAATAG
- a CDS encoding IPT/TIG domain-containing protein, producing the protein MAGILTSLVDAATGTDRGKAGDTLTLTGSGLGGTTRVNVGRAALTPASVAPGTVTVTVPALCAGQHAVSVTAGDSTSNALPFFLVPAPVVTDLSSGAGPAGATTVTLIGEGFLTATGATFGSVGAATGTFPPPTDTALTVTTPAHTTPITGCTDTVGVTVVSPGGTSASSDRSQYTYYDVPDAVSATPATQVPGQNVTVTGTCLADTTSVVFDDGVTQTPALFSNVSATEVLAVVPSLAPGTFDVLVTTPGGTDTSSPPSVTITL; encoded by the coding sequence ATGGCGGGGATTCTCACCTCACTGGTCGACGCGGCCACCGGCACCGACCGGGGCAAGGCCGGGGACACCCTCACCCTCACCGGATCCGGCCTCGGGGGCACCACCCGGGTGAATGTCGGCCGCGCGGCTCTCACCCCGGCGAGCGTGGCACCCGGCACGGTCACGGTCACCGTCCCGGCCCTGTGCGCGGGGCAGCATGCGGTCAGCGTGACCGCGGGGGACTCCACCAGCAACGCGTTGCCGTTCTTCCTCGTGCCCGCGCCGGTCGTCACCGACCTGAGCAGCGGTGCCGGACCGGCCGGGGCCACCACGGTCACCCTGATCGGCGAGGGTTTCCTGACCGCGACCGGGGCCACCTTCGGCTCCGTGGGCGCCGCCACCGGCACCTTCCCGCCGCCGACGGACACCGCGCTCACCGTCACCACCCCCGCCCACACCACCCCCATCACCGGCTGTACCGACACCGTGGGGGTCACCGTCGTCTCGCCGGGCGGCACCAGCGCCTCGTCGGACCGCAGCCAGTACACGTACTACGACGTCCCCGACGCGGTCTCGGCCACCCCCGCGACCCAGGTGCCGGGCCAGAACGTCACCGTCACCGGCACCTGTCTGGCCGACACCACCTCGGTGGTCTTCGACGACGGGGTCACCCAGACCCCCGCCCTCTTCAGCAACGTCTCCGCGACCGAGGTCCTCGCCGTCGTTCCCTCCCTGGCGCCGGGTACCTTCGACGTCCTCGTCACCACCCCCGGCGGCACGGACACCTCCTCGCCGCCCTCGGTCACCATCACCCTCTGA